GGACACTTTTTTCCGCTCGCAACGGACTTGATCCTCCCGTCTTGTCGCAGTCGAGACTTTTGTTATTTCTTCGATGCCGGTGGAAGTCGTTTCGGTGAGCACGACTTTAACGCCGTTTTTCTCAAGACGGCGATTCTCTCTAAGGGCTTCGAACAGAATTGCGGCTGCAGAACCCACACCGCCTTCAATCTTCCTGGGCGAAGGTCCTTCGGAAGCGCGTGCCGATGAACCACCTGCCATCCAGGTCAGGGAAATGAATAATGCGATCACTTTGGTCTTCATAATATTTCTCCTCAAGTTTATGGGCCGAATTAAGGTGCGGGTGGCAAGGGAGGAAGAAAGGGGACCCAGATCACTTTCCCGTTTTCCAAGCGTGTCACGGGAACATGAAGAATAAAGGAAGTCGCCCGCTCGATCGGCTCGTCCGAATCAGGCTCAACGGATTCCACATTTGTGGGGCAGCCTTCCTCCCCTCGCGGGCAGGGGACGACGAGAACCTTGAACTTATCGGAAGCACGACGCTGCCTATGCTCGATCTCGAACGCCAAACTTTCCACGAGAGCTGCCGGCGAATCGACATTTTCCAGATCCACAAGCAGCGTGCTGCCATCGCATACGATCTGGAATTGATTCATTGCAATGAAATATAGCCTGGCGATCGGTTTCTTTGTGTCGATATTCCGCCGGCTGGCTTCGTTGATTTCGAGCGCACGTTCTTTTAGGCGTCGGGCACATTCGACTTGCCAGGCTTCCGGTTTGGATATGTTCTGCGCGCGTCCCGTAGCGGTGAACGCAATCAACATCGAAGCCCCCACGAGACCGATTCTGAAGGTGTTTAAAATCATAAGCTTACCTCTCCCGCCGGCTTATAACGCATTGCACCGCAACTGGCAACAAAAAATCTCCTATGCTGGTGTGCCGAGCAGCTACGAAGCTTGAGCCCGCCGGGTTTGTGGCGACAGTACCCCCCTCATGTAGTGCCCCGTATACGAATGGGCTTCCTGGGCAATCGCTTCGGGCGTTCCGGCGACGATGACGCGTCCCCCATGTTCGCCCCCTTCGGGTCCCAGATCGATCACCCAGTCGGCCGTCTTGATGACATCGAGATGGTGCTCGATCACAATGACGGTATTCCCTTGATCCACCAACCGGTTCAGCACTTCCAGGAGTTTGCGAATGTCCTCGAAGTGCAGGCCGGTCGTCGGTTCATCCAAAATATAAACGGTCCGCCCGGTGGATCGTTTCGTCAGCTCCTTGGCCAATTTTATCCGTTGCGCCTCGCCGCCGGAAAGAGTCGTCGCCGACTGTCCCAGCGTGATGTAGCCCAGGCCGACTTCGTCGAGCGTCGCCAGCTTGTCCTGGATGGTCGGCACTCGTGAAAAGAGGTCCCGCGCATCTTTCACGGTCATCGCCAAAACCTCGGCGATCGATTTTCCGTGAAAAAGGACGTCGAGCGTCTCTCTATTATAACGATGCCCTCCGCACGCTTCGCATGTGACGTAGACGTCGGGAAGGAAATGCATCTCAATCCGTAAGATCCCGTCTCCCGAGCAGCTTTCGCATCGCCCGCCTTTCACGTTGAAGGAAAAACGGCCCGGCTTGTATCCGCGAACTTCGGCCTCGGGGAGTTCGGCGAAAAGTTCTCGGATCGGCGTGAAGGCGCCGGTGTACGTGGCGGGGTTTGATCGAGGCGTGCGCCCAATGGGGGACTGGTCGATGTCGATCACCTTGTCGATAAACGCCAGGCCCTCAATACGGTCCACGTCCCCCGCCGGATCTTTGGACTGGTAGAGATATTGTTTGAGCAGCGGAAAGAGCGTGTCGACCACCAGCGTCGATTTTCCGGAGCCTGAAACGCCGGTCACACAGGTGAAAAGGCCGATCGGAAACTCCACCGCAATGCTTTTCAAGTTGTTGGCGCGGGCACCGATAAGCCGCAGCCAATTTTTTCCGGGCGAGCGCCGCCGGTTCGGCAGCGGGATCCATCTTCGTCCGGACAGATATTGTCCCGTGAGCGATGAGGGATTATTCGAGACCTGTTTCGGCGTGCCCTCCGCGACGATA
This is a stretch of genomic DNA from Bdellovibrionota bacterium. It encodes these proteins:
- the uvrA gene encoding excinuclease ABC subunit UvrA, which gives rise to VETALKIGGGLALVEIVGKNSTEILFSEKFACPDCGVSVPEITPRMFSFNSPYGACPECGGLGTKSFIDPELVVPNSQLSLREGAIAPWQKKWSFFHFQTLESLAEHYQFDIRTPWKKLPKKFQDLILRGSGKEKISFRYDMEESSYKTDKAFEGVIPSLMRRYRESESEDVREDIERYMGVLPCHACKGSRLKKESLYIRIANQSIAEVSALTIERAFSFFQHLELTDREAMIAEKILREIKDRLAFLINVGLSYLNVDRMAGTLSGGEAQRIRLATQIGSGLVGVLYILDEPSIGLHQRDNDRLLATLKHLRDMGNTVLVVEHDRDTILEADHVLDLGPGAGRLGGYIVAEGTPKQVSNNPSSLTGQYLSGRRWIPLPNRRRSPGKNWLRLIGARANNLKSIAVEFPIGLFTCVTGVSGSGKSTLVVDTLFPLLKQYLYQSKDPAGDVDRIEGLAFIDKVIDIDQSPIGRTPRSNPATYTGAFTPIRELFAELPEAEVRGYKPGRFSFNVKGGRCESCSGDGILRIEMHFLPDVYVTCEACGGHRYNRETLDVLFHGKSIAEVLAMTVKDARDLFSRVPTIQDKLATLDEVGLGYITLGQSATTLSGGEAQRIKLAKELTKRSTGRTVYILDEPTTGLHFEDIRKLLEVLNRLVDQGNTVIVIEHHLDVIKTADWVIDLGPEGGEHGGRVIVAGTPEAIAQEAHSYTGHYMRGVLSPQTRRAQAS